The Polypterus senegalus isolate Bchr_013 chromosome 1, ASM1683550v1, whole genome shotgun sequence genomic sequence cagagtgaccatcgggttcttggtcacctccctgactaaggcccttctcccccgatcgctcagtttagatggccggccagctctaggaagagtcctggtggttttgaacttcttccacttatggatgatggaggccactgtgctcattgggaccttcaaagcagcagaaatttttctgcaaccttccccagatttgtgcctcgagacaattcctttgacttcatgcttggtttgtgctctgacatgaactgtcaactgtgggaccttatatagacaggtgtgtgcctttccaaattatgtccaatcagctgaatttaccacaggtggactccaattaagctgcagaaacatctcaaggatgatcaggggacacaggatgcacctgagctcaatttggagcttcatggcaaaggctgtgaatacttatgtacatgtgctttctcaattttttatttttaataaattagcaaaaacctcaagtaaacttttttcacgttgtcattatggggtgttttgtgtagaattctgaggaaaaatatgaatttaatccactttggaataaggctgtaacataacaaaatgaggaaaaagtgatgcgctgtgcatactttccagatgcactgtattagcaaaatgctaaaaaatggcaattaaatgattttcatattttattttttgaagtgtgCATTATTTCTGTCTActgaatatttaataaaatattcaccCTTTAATGTTTTGATTGAACAATATAATCACAACAGAGAAATGGAAATGTCCTGTATTAAATCTTTTGCCAACAATCCTTTGGCCTCATATTCagccataaaattaaaagaaaaaaatggaatgaaGACACATTCATGTTGGATTGACTGTAACGATTATGACTGTTAGTATAGgtttgtgaaaaaagaaaatgtactaactTCAGTATGAACTTAAGAACTTGTTAACCATACTCGTGCATATTTTTCTGTGGAATCAGGTTATTTTTACTGACCCCTGTTATGTTTCTTTCTTGTAGGTTTGTTCCTCTTTCCAGATGGGACCAACCCAAGCTTATAATAACCAGTTCATGAATCAGCCTGGTCCCCGTGGACCACCTTCCATGCCAGGCAATATTAATCCCGCTACAATGGGTGCAGGAATGAATAATTCCAACCTGAATGCTCCGCCGATGGGCATAACTCAAACTAGGCCCCCAGGAATGAGTCCTTTTGGAAGCCATGGGCAGAGAATGCCTCAGCAGGGATACCCTGGTCCAAGACCACAGGCCATAAATATTCAAGGAATGAAAAGGCCTTACCCCGGAGAGGTTAGTgccatttatatttataatgaaattaatggtccactgtttcaaaataatgaaaaactatttttaaaatgtcatcatTACAGTGCTTACCTTTTTACACTTAGATTTCTTAAAGGTATTCACTTTGATGTGAttgtttttatcttcttttttttgctttcactAACTGAttcaatttaaatacattttgtagcCAAATTATGGGACTCAGCAATATGGACCAAATGGCCAGTTTCCCAACCAGCCTGGTCAATATCCAACACCGAACCCACCAAGGCCATTACCATCCCCCAATTATCCTGGACAGAGGATGCCAGGGCAGCAAGGAACAGGCCAGTATGTGCCACCCAGTGTGGGCATGGGACAGTATTACAAGGTTTgtcttaagtttatttttttaggtaATTTATATAACATGCTGTAAAAGGAGAAAGTAGAAATGAATGCTTACAAGTACAACATGTTTTAATCAGCACATTTTAAGGATTAATGACCTACACAATggcttatatttttatatatataataatcacCTCATCATCTCACAAAATACTGTAAAGTGCAAAAAAAGTCTCATTTTCACTGTTTGTACCCACATTTTACTGGTCAGAAGTTATGTATGAATACAAAGCAAGAGGGTGATTTAGGATTTAAACTATTTTGATGCTGATTTGCTTTTGCTCACTGTTGAACTCCATATATGTTATGAAGAGAATTAATGAATAACATAATATTTGTTATACTTGAATGGATTGATGGACTGAATCATTTCAGTCTATTTCTCTTACCTCGGTTTCATGCTACAAATACTAGGGAGCACTTCATATGTCTATAGTCTTTTTCATCAAGGGTTAAAAGAGTCCATTTGCTCTTGGTTAAAACTGGTGTCACTGTCACCTTACCTGGAACATTACCAAGGCTGATTCACGTCTACCTCCTCATTGCTTTATTCCTTCAGATTGCAAGGATAAAAGAccacttaacatattttctttctacattttgtaataagcagacaaaactgaaacttaaaaaaatgtaattgaggcCCATCTACAAGGCTTTTCTATGAAAAAGCAGACATATTGTACGTAAAAGCATGTGATCCTTTGAAGAGTGAGTGTTACGTAAGCTTACTGATAAATCAGTTAAGTAATTTTTCTCAGAAAGAATTGGCTTTTTTCTGGTTAGCTTTCATATAAGAATTAAGGTTCTGGGAAATTTGTACTCTGTGTTTGAAGTAGAAGGTAGTGTTTCAGAAGATTTGTGAACTTCACTATGTACAGTCATATGTTTAATGAAGGCTACATCTTTATGTAAAGTGATCTGAATCTGTatttcttcttattgtttctattttattCTGTTGTAGAGGTAACACTACTATATAAAACATGTCTTAATACTTTTCATTTTAGCAAGAGCCATTTAATGGTCAGAGCAACAATTTCTCTGGAAGTGGCTATTCCTACAGTCAAGCAAATCTAAATGGGGTATGAAAAGCATCATTAATACTGTAAACATTAGTCTGGTTTTGAATTTCTGTCATTATGActcatttttcccctttttattttttttataaacagccTCCAAGGCCAGTAGCAAACTATCCTCACTCGCCTGTCCCAGGAAACCCCACACCACCCATGACCCCTGGAAGCAGTATTCCACCATACTTGTCACCTAATCAGGATGTAAAACCACCATTCCCACCAGACATTAAGCCAAATATTAATGCTCTCCCACCTCCTCCAAGTGAGTACTAAAATAAGAATTTCGATATACTAACAAATTTTGAGTAGTTCTGTTGAGGGATGTATAGCCAATCATTAAAAACTGTGGTATTATGGTTTGTTCACGGACATGGGAAGGAACTGCATAAAAAAACTGTTCATAATATTTAAGGATGGAAAAGCAGATGTTTTCATAATAGAGAACATCTGTAAAtttagctcttcttttcttcctgaATCTTGATTCTAGATATAAGGTTTTAAAGAATATAGAAAATACCTGTTCAAATAAAGCAAATTATCCAAAGTAGTTAAAAAGGTAATTTTCTAGTTATCCAACCTTCCCTGGAATTCCCCATTTGTGACCATGTTTTACCTGACTTTGAATTAAATACTAAATTATTATCGCACTGCAGATGCAAAAGGGAAAGTTCACACTTTCTCTCCCTCTTCGATCCCAGCCAACCCCAATGACGAGCTGCGATTAACTTTCCCGGTAAGGGATGGTGTTGTACTAGAGCCATTCCGACTGGAGCACAATCTAGCAGTCAGCAACCATGTCTTCCACTTGCGTCCATCTGTTCACCAGACCCTCATGTGGAGGTAGGAAAACTGTCTTGTTTTATGctcagtaaaaactatttgaattgttctttattttgatttCAGCTCTGTGATTTTTTTGTCTTGAGCCTTCGATTTCTGATGGCTTTCATTGATAAGCTTgtttatttccatcaaacaacAATGATCGTAGAGTGATGTGCTTTTTATGCTGGTTCTGAAAATGATTTTGGAGATTGGTGCCAagttgaacctttttttttttttttaactaaaatatggctgtaattaaaaaaaaaacaatagtggaAAACGCATATagcgttttatttttttttaattttctgagaaTTGTGCCaaactataaagaaagaaaggcattAGTGTTCTTGAGGATATGAAGATTGTAGATGAAGTCCATCGACAGATTTTTAGATTCTCATGATGTGTATATAGATTTAAATAACTGTCTGTTTGCTAATTGCTCATGTATTGTAGGGTAGTTTAGAACCATCTTAGAATTAGAAGTATAAATCAAGTAATATCAAATAAAATTTGGTCAAAATGCATTTGTACTTCATTATTAAGTTGCATAATTTGGTTTGGTGACTAAAGCATGCTAACCcaccaaaaggaaaaaagttcattttcagcattaactttaaaaaaaataaaattggctgGGCTTAAGAACATATAGTTTCTTGCTCAATATTGCCTAAAATTAATTCTTTTGTATTTAGGTCCGATTTGGAACTCCAGTTCAAGTGTTACCACCATGAAGACAGGCAAATGAACACAAATTGGCCTGCTTCTGTCCAAGTCAGCGTTAATGCAACTCCTCTCACAATTGAACGCGGAGACAACAAGACATCCCATAAGCCCTTGCACCTGAAACATGTATGTCAGCCAGGAAGAAATACAATTCAGATTACTGTCACTGCCTGCTGTTGTGTAAGTATAGGACATATTTGTTGcatggtcattgcaaaacttGGAGTATTGTACATTCTTCAAACTAGATATCATGAGTAaacttcttgtttgttttgcagtCGCACCTCTTTGTCCTTCAGCTGGTACACAGGCCCTCTGTTCGGTCAGTTCTTCAAGGACTGTTAAAGAAGAGACTTCTCCCAGCTGAACACTGCATCACAAAAAGTAAGATGTGCACACTTTTTAAGAATCCAACATCTCCACTGAAAGTGTACCAGCAAAACTACATAATTTTTCATTGTCTATATTTCTGCAGTAAAAAGGAATTTTAGTAGTGTAGCAGCATCGTCAGGCAATGCCACACTAAATGGGGAAGATGGTGTGGAGCAGACAGCTATCAAAGTATCCCTCAAGTGTCCAATAACATTTCGGCGGATTCAGCTGCCAGCAAGGGGTCATGATTGTAAACATGTCCAGGTTTGTTCATTTCTGTTTTCAATGCATAGTGATGTCGGTACTACTTATATTTGGCCGTTTTCACTTTTGTATTTGACATAATTGATTTAAATTGGTTATCCTCAGAATgtgttgtcttcattgtgtagtttaATGAGATTGTGCCTAAACAGGATTGTTAGGGTTgtcaaaaatattgaaatatcaaCAAACAtcgattttaacattttaaaatttcttcagtACTCATTTTCCATTGTATCGATTCTACAGCCTAACATTATGAAAGCACTTCCAGTTCACCGTGGCTCAAATTGCAGTCCCTTTTCCATCCAGTCACATGTGTTAATGTTAAAGATGACAATTTTAGCAGTCTTGAGCCTTCAGCAGCATACTTAACTATAAAGTATAGAAATACTTCAGTGGTGTTACTAATGGGGATGTAAAACCATAAGATACATGCCTGCAAGATTTGCAAGCAAGTCAAcacaaaaaagaattcaaaaagtatTGCATTTGTAAATTATGGAAATAATAGTAAGTATAAACCTGCAGACTGTTGCATCTGAAGAAGGGATAAgtgtgatgtttattttttttacggttaaaacaatttctttttagCCACTTAAACATTTAACACATCAAGAAAGGGGTCTTCCATTATTTTTGCCTGCAGGTCACTTTTATTCTGTGCTGTTCATTCAACACTTAAGCTCCATCACTCCCTCAGTTTTTAAACGCTCACCGCAAAGTGTGCTGCTGTAGCgcattaacttttattttattacatgccatttaaaaatgttatttaatcatatttacaatacaatgtgTGGCGCTATAACTTTTCAGTGCTTTAATGCAGTAAACAGTGGCACTAGTCCAACATGTGCTTATAAATGTCCAGCAGTGCTTCACAGTGTGTATTTAATATGTCAGGGCTCAttttcagcccaacaaaagcaCACAGTGGCCTCACGGAAAAGCACATTGACACGTTAGTCTTTCTCGCAAAAAAAGTAGACATTATAAAGATGTCCTAgtttatttacatactgtaaaaatAGTTTGTGCACTGTTTGCATTTATGCAAAGCCTTTAAgtatatttgtttgtgtgttacTTTTTTGAACATGTATTTATGAAAGAGCTcattaatgttctttttactcAATTTACATTAGTTTTCATTAGttagttttcatattttcatgtatACTGTTTGCAATGcttaatttaattaacatttaatgacttttataacattttattgtaCTACCTCAGtaacagtatttgttttcatcaatgtaaaaaaaaattgttgatcaGATTTAAACttgtttactttttgttgtttacAGAACTTTACTCTTAACTTTTTCAAATGATTGAACTATTTGAAATTTTTGCATTTAATACCTATAATTTCTATTATTTGCTTACATCAAAGATTTAAATGCATGTAGAATTGCAattcatttaaatacaatttttacgGAGTTACATTATACTGTGTTGGGTAtcgaaaatgtttttaatttcaatacTTAGTATTATATTGAAGTTTGAAATTTTGGTATCGTGACAACTGACACCAATGTGAGTAGGTGTGTGAGTGTACTTGGCATTGGCCAGTGACCCATACAACGATGTTTTTgtaagtggtttagaaaatgaacgaGTATGATAAAGATTAACTCAgaatagtttgttttattatttatttgtagtgTTTTGATCTGGAGTCATATTTGCAGTTGAACTGTGAAAGAGGTACTTGGCGATGCCCTGTATGCAAGTAagtaatagaaaaagaaaacaaaaatctgaatCTTATACTTATGTTGAAGAAtacttataaatataaatgtgaaaGCCATTTTTGGTTTCTTATTAGTTGAAAGTGAAGAATCATTTTTAGCATTACAATGGCACTGTAGTTCATTTCTTCAGATTATTTGTTAGGAACATTGCTCAGGCTTCCTTCTGTTTTCTGTCTTTTatgttcttcattatgtacaaCTGGTTAGCTGAAGTTTGTAGTATTTGGCATAATCATGTTGTACAGTTTAAATGATTATAAACATTTTAGGCATCTAAAGCGTATGCTATACGGTAATAATTTGAGTAAAGAATACAAATTCTTGTTGGATGCGTCCACATCTATGCTGTATTTAAACACTTTGAACGT encodes the following:
- the zmiz1a gene encoding zinc finger MIZ domain-containing protein 1a isoform X3; this translates as MQPSMNAMSSMKPALSHSDGSFPYDSVPWQQNNNQPPGSLSVVTTVWGVTNTSQSQVLGNPMANANNPMNPGGNPMASGMSANNPNMNSAQFSGQQQQFPSKSGSSQPYMQQSMYGRPSYPGGGGFAGSYPGGPNNPGGMGIPPHTRQPADFTQPAAAAAAAAVAAAAATATATATATVAALQETQNKDINQYGPVCSSFQMGPTQAYNNQFMNQPGPRGPPSMPGNINPATMGAGMNNSNLNAPPMGITQTRPPGMSPFGSHGQRMPQQGYPGPRPQAINIQGMKRPYPGEPNYGTQQYGPNGQFPNQPGQYPTPNPPRPLPSPNYPGQRMPGQQGTGQYVPPSVGMGQYYKQEPFNGQSNNFSGSGYSYSQANLNGPPRPVANYPHSPVPGNPTPPMTPGSSIPPYLSPNQDVKPPFPPDIKPNINALPPPPNAKGKVHTFSPSSIPANPNDELRLTFPVRDGVVLEPFRLEHNLAVSNHVFHLRPSVHQTLMWRSDLELQFKCYHHEDRQMNTNWPASVQVSVNATPLTIERGDNKTSHKPLHLKHVCQPGRNTIQITVTACCCSHLFVLQLVHRPSVRSVLQGLLKKRLLPAEHCITKIKRNFSSVAASSGNATLNGEDGVEQTAIKVSLKCPITFRRIQLPARGHDCKHVQCFDLESYLQLNCERGTWRCPVCNKTALLEGLEVDQYMWGILNAIQNSEFEEVTIDPTCSWRPVPIKSDIHIKEDPDGPLAKRFKTMSPSQMIMPNVMEMIAALGPGPSPYSSLAPPPGGNNSEYSGPGNNYQGHGSFDFPHGNPGGTSMNDFMHGPQLSHPPDIPNSLMTPDKPLSHAMPDTIPHPGSTDQSHNSMQQGLHAPPHPNSQSGQPLHHSGPPQQSRQPPPQAGANNHPHSDLTFNPSAGLEGQAGGQGAPDMPEPSLDLLPELANPDELLSYLDPPDLPSNSNDDLLSLFENN